Proteins from a genomic interval of Streptomyces sp. Tu6071:
- the sucC gene encoding ADP-forming succinate--CoA ligase subunit beta, with protein MDLFEYQARDLFAKHGVPVLAGEVIDTPEAAREATERLGGKAVVKAQVKVGGRGKAGGVKLASDPADAVEKAGQILGMDIKGHTVHKVMLAQTADIVEEYYVSFLLDRTNRTFLAMASVEGGMEIEEVAATKPEALAKIAVDANEGVTPEKAREIVDAAKFPEDVKDGIAEALQKLWTVFVKEDALLVEVNPLIKSGDGKIIALDGKVSLDENADFRQPEHEALEDKAAANPLEAAAKAKNLNYVKLDGEVGIIGNGAGLVMSTLDVVAYAGENHGGVKPANFLDIGGGASAEVMANGLEIILGDPDVKSVFVNVFGGITACDEVANGIVQALELLKSKGENVSKPLVVRLDGNNAELGRKILSDANHPLVQRVDTMDGAADKAAELAAAK; from the coding sequence CGACCGAGCGACTGGGCGGCAAGGCCGTCGTCAAGGCGCAGGTCAAGGTGGGTGGCCGTGGCAAGGCCGGTGGCGTGAAGCTCGCCTCCGACCCGGCCGACGCGGTCGAGAAGGCCGGCCAGATCCTCGGCATGGACATCAAGGGCCACACGGTCCACAAGGTGATGCTGGCCCAGACCGCGGACATCGTGGAGGAGTACTACGTCTCCTTCCTCCTGGACCGCACCAACCGCACCTTCCTCGCCATGGCCTCCGTCGAGGGCGGCATGGAGATCGAGGAGGTCGCCGCGACGAAGCCCGAGGCGCTCGCGAAGATCGCCGTCGACGCCAACGAGGGTGTGACCCCCGAGAAGGCGCGCGAGATCGTCGACGCCGCGAAGTTCCCCGAGGACGTCAAGGACGGCATCGCCGAGGCGCTCCAGAAGCTGTGGACCGTCTTCGTCAAGGAGGACGCCCTCCTCGTCGAGGTCAACCCGCTGATCAAGTCCGGTGACGGCAAGATCATCGCCCTCGACGGCAAGGTCTCGCTCGACGAGAACGCCGACTTCCGCCAGCCGGAGCACGAGGCCCTGGAGGACAAGGCCGCCGCGAACCCGCTGGAGGCCGCCGCCAAGGCGAAGAACCTCAACTACGTCAAGCTCGACGGCGAGGTCGGCATCATCGGCAACGGCGCGGGTCTCGTCATGAGCACCCTCGACGTCGTCGCGTACGCCGGTGAGAACCACGGCGGCGTCAAGCCCGCCAACTTCCTCGACATCGGCGGCGGCGCCTCGGCCGAGGTCATGGCGAACGGCCTGGAGATCATCCTCGGCGACCCCGACGTCAAGTCGGTCTTCGTCAACGTCTTCGGCGGCATCACCGCCTGCGACGAGGTCGCCAACGGCATCGTGCAGGCCCTCGAACTGCTCAAGTCGAAGGGCGAGAACGTCAGCAAGCCGCTGGTCGTCCGCCTCGACGGCAACAACGCGGAGCTGGGTCGCAAGATCCTGTCGGACGCCAACCACCCGCTCGTGCAGCGCGTGGACACCATGGACGGCGCGGCCGACAAGGCCGCCGAGCTCGCGGCTGCGAAGTAA
- the sucD gene encoding succinate--CoA ligase subunit alpha: MAIFLTKESKVIVQGMTGATGMKHTRLMLGDGTNIVGGVNPRKAGTSVDFDGTEVPVFGSVAEAIKETGADVSVIFVPPAFAKAAVIEAIDAEIGLAVVITEGIAVHDSAAFWAYAQSKGNKTRIIGPNCPGLITPGQSNAGIIPGDITKPGRIGLVSKSGTLTYQMMYELRDIGFTSAVGIGGDPVIGTTHIDALAAFEADPETDLIVMIGEIGGDAEERAADYIKANVTKPVVGYVAGFTAPEGKTMGHAGAIVSGSSGTAQAKKEALEAAGVKVGKTPTETAKLARAILNG, from the coding sequence ATGGCTATTTTCCTGACCAAGGAAAGCAAGGTCATCGTCCAGGGGATGACCGGCGCCACCGGCATGAAGCACACCCGCCTCATGCTCGGCGACGGCACCAACATCGTCGGCGGCGTGAACCCCCGCAAGGCCGGCACGAGCGTCGACTTCGACGGCACCGAGGTCCCCGTCTTCGGCTCCGTCGCCGAGGCGATCAAGGAGACCGGCGCCGACGTCAGCGTCATCTTCGTGCCGCCGGCCTTCGCGAAGGCCGCCGTGATCGAGGCGATCGACGCCGAGATCGGCCTCGCCGTCGTCATCACCGAGGGCATCGCCGTGCACGACTCGGCCGCCTTCTGGGCGTACGCGCAGAGCAAGGGCAACAAGACCCGCATCATCGGCCCGAACTGCCCCGGCCTCATCACGCCCGGCCAGTCGAACGCCGGCATCATCCCGGGCGACATCACGAAGCCGGGCCGCATCGGCCTGGTCTCGAAGTCCGGCACGCTGACGTACCAGATGATGTACGAGCTGCGCGACATCGGCTTCACCTCCGCCGTCGGTATCGGTGGCGACCCGGTCATCGGCACCACGCACATCGACGCCCTGGCGGCCTTCGAGGCCGACCCGGAGACCGACCTCATCGTCATGATCGGCGAGATCGGCGGCGACGCCGAGGAGCGTGCGGCCGACTACATCAAGGCCAACGTCACCAAGCCGGTCGTCGGCTACGTCGCGGGCTTCACCGCGCCCGAGGGCAAGACCATGGGCCACGCCGGCGCCATCGTCTCCGGGTCCTCCGGCACTGCCCAGGCGAAGAAGGAGGCCCTGGAGGCCGCCGGTGTCAAGGTCGGCAAGACCCCGACAGAGACCGCCAAGCTCGCCCGCGCCATCCTCAACGGCTGA
- a CDS encoding LysE family translocator, with protein sequence MNAPLPPAALGGFALAVLPFVVTPGASLALVTRHPARAAPVVLGTVGGLYAHAALVTAGLAALLANHPHVLLALRLAGAGYLVLLGVRLWRAEGGGEGEERTGDDADGVGAAVDDAAGGCAAGGGAAADGTAGGSATGGCAGADGAAGDSAAGGSAAGGGAAADGTAGDSATGNDRASGRAGDAGEGRAGWRIGVEALLVNVLNPKALSLYLVLLPRFLHTHGRVFPQVLTLTTVHALLHTAWLLGWAHLAGRGPHRAAGRGVRRGLAVVLVGAGLWNVVA encoded by the coding sequence GTGAACGCACCACTGCCGCCCGCCGCGCTCGGCGGCTTCGCGCTCGCGGTCCTGCCCTTCGTCGTCACCCCCGGCGCGAGCCTGGCCCTCGTGACCCGCCACCCGGCCCGCGCGGCACCCGTCGTCCTCGGCACGGTGGGCGGCCTCTACGCACACGCCGCCCTCGTCACAGCGGGCCTCGCCGCCCTCCTGGCCAACCACCCGCACGTGCTCCTGGCGCTGCGGCTCGCGGGGGCGGGGTACCTCGTACTCCTGGGGGTGCGGTTGTGGCGGGCGGAGGGCGGAGGGGAGGGGGAGGAGAGAACGGGGGACGACGCGGACGGGGTGGGCGCGGCTGTGGACGACGCGGCGGGGGGCTGCGCGGCAGGGGGCGGCGCGGCTGCGGATGGCACGGCGGGGGGCAGCGCTACGGGGGGCTGCGCGGGTGCGGATGGCGCGGCAGGGGACAGCGCGGCGGGGGGCAGCGCGGCAGGGGGCGGCGCGGCTGCGGACGGCACGGCGGGGGACAGCGCTACGGGGAATGATCGGGCGTCAGGCCGCGCGGGGGACGCGGGCGAGGGGCGGGCCGGGTGGCGTATCGGCGTCGAGGCGCTGCTCGTCAACGTCCTGAACCCGAAGGCGCTCTCGCTCTACCTCGTCCTCCTCCCCCGCTTCCTCCACACGCACGGCCGGGTTTTCCCACAGGTACTGACCCTGACCACGGTGCACGCACTCCTCCACACGGCATGGCTCCTCGGCTGGGCCCACCTCGCGGGACGGGGACCGCACCGGGCGGCGGGACGGGGCGTACGACGCGGGCTGGCGGTGGTGCTGGTGGGGGCGGGGCTGTGGAACGTGGTGGCGTGA
- a CDS encoding metallophosphoesterase: MLLAHLSDLHLDGTERAAARARAAVDRVRAAGDAVDALLVTGDLADHGAESEYEEVAAVLAGLPFPVLTCPGNHDERRAYRKVLRDGAPGDGPIDELHVLRRDGAPALAVLMCDSSIPGAGAGALSPETLAWIDTSLTALPDEVPAVLAFHHPPARLHHPLPDGLRLTRPDDLADLLARHPRVLALLTGHAHTAAATSFAGIALRSAPAVTYTLRLTWEGEGHADDTQPPGLAYHVLAPGERHVTTHFRVAA; encoded by the coding sequence ATGCTTCTCGCGCACCTGAGTGACCTGCACCTCGACGGAACGGAGCGGGCGGCGGCGCGGGCGCGCGCCGCCGTGGACCGGGTCCGCGCGGCGGGGGACGCCGTGGACGCGCTCCTCGTCACGGGCGACCTCGCGGACCACGGCGCCGAGAGCGAGTACGAGGAGGTGGCGGCGGTCCTCGCCGGGCTGCCCTTCCCCGTACTGACCTGCCCCGGCAACCACGACGAGCGCCGCGCCTACCGCAAGGTCCTGCGGGACGGGGCGCCGGGGGACGGCCCGATCGACGAGCTCCACGTCCTGCGACGGGACGGCGCCCCCGCGCTCGCCGTCCTCATGTGCGATTCCAGCATCCCCGGCGCGGGAGCGGGCGCGCTGAGCCCCGAGACCCTGGCGTGGATCGACACGAGCCTGACCGCGCTGCCGGACGAGGTCCCCGCCGTCCTCGCCTTCCACCACCCCCCGGCCCGCCTCCACCACCCGCTCCCGGACGGCCTCCGCCTCACGCGCCCCGACGACCTCGCGGACCTCCTCGCCCGCCACCCGCGCGTCCTTGCCCTCCTCACGGGCCACGCGCACACCGCCGCCGCGACGAGCTTCGCGGGCATCGCGCTCCGCTCGGCCCCGGCCGTCACGTACACCCTGCGCCTGACGTGGGAGGGCGAAGGTCACGCGGACGACACCCAGCCGCCCGGACTCGCCTACCACGTCCTCGCCCCGGGCGAGCGCCACGTGACGACCCACTTCCGCGTCGCGGCGTGA
- a CDS encoding ABATE domain-containing protein, translated as MTEQSEEPRWAALSLASTIRHDGEGGVADDLDDLDGFRAWLDAARPLLPGEWKATEALRSEVRALRGAVRALFARGVRPGPVSPADADRLQPADEALALLDATAARVPVRPVLDWPEGAAPAVRLEPAPGTDTLPAALARAALDFLAAPDFAHLRACTAPRCVRYFVRRHGRQEFCKPSCGNRARAARHYRRHRGEGDAAVGGG; from the coding sequence ATGACCGAGCAATCGGAGGAGCCCCGCTGGGCCGCGCTCTCCCTCGCGAGCACCATCCGCCACGACGGCGAGGGCGGGGTCGCCGACGACCTGGACGACCTCGACGGCTTCCGCGCCTGGCTCGACGCCGCCCGACCGCTCCTGCCGGGCGAGTGGAAGGCGACGGAAGCGCTGCGGAGCGAGGTGCGGGCGCTGCGGGGCGCGGTACGGGCCCTGTTCGCGCGGGGCGTCCGCCCCGGCCCCGTCAGCCCGGCCGACGCCGATCGCCTCCAGCCCGCCGACGAGGCGCTGGCCCTCCTCGACGCCACCGCCGCCCGGGTGCCCGTACGTCCGGTGCTCGACTGGCCGGAGGGCGCCGCGCCCGCCGTACGCCTGGAACCGGCCCCCGGCACGGACACGCTCCCCGCCGCCCTCGCCCGCGCCGCGCTCGACTTCCTCGCGGCCCCGGACTTCGCGCACCTCCGTGCCTGCACGGCACCCCGTTGCGTGCGGTACTTCGTGCGGCGGCACGGCAGGCAGGAGTTCTGCAAGCCCTCCTGCGGCAACAGGGCCCGCGCGGCCCGGCATTACCGCAGGCACCGGGGTGAGGGCGATGCCGCGGTGGGCGGGGGCTGA
- a CDS encoding helix-turn-helix domain-containing protein — protein sequence MTHALPSAADRRLLRERAGLTRAQAAARLGVSAQTLRAWERGRSRPHGRRLEAYAGLLTELTREGAGAGAVDVPRPVTATPPADAPPPVTAAPPAEIPHPVAATPPADIPRPVAAPPTTPASAHATTTAQAALAPLTALAPPAAEPLPLPGPPETAFATLYARAAPGLLRQAYLLTSRPRVALAALLSGFRQAWERWPEVARDPDPEGWVRAVVHESALSPWRGFGGRGRRAAPADAGQAALAGALLRLPPPHRRVVLLYEGVGLDLPETAAEVEASTPAAAHRLLHARESLTAALPELADLPDQLAVRLRAFLAEGEVPGRPAPLSPETALADVRLSGRARTGAALTVAGLLAASTLYAVATTDSTPPPPPATEVDGTLTPAPGPPHPATTRDRPPAEGPGTGPGRLVPLGG from the coding sequence GTGACCCACGCCCTGCCGTCCGCCGCCGACCGGCGCCTGCTGCGCGAGCGCGCGGGACTGACCCGCGCTCAGGCGGCGGCCCGGCTCGGCGTGAGCGCGCAGACGCTGCGCGCCTGGGAGCGGGGCCGCTCCCGCCCGCACGGCAGGCGGCTGGAGGCGTACGCGGGGCTGCTGACGGAGCTGACGAGGGAGGGCGCGGGGGCAGGCGCCGTCGACGTTCCCCGCCCCGTGACGGCGACACCTCCCGCCGACGCCCCCCCTCCCGTGACGGCGGCACCTCCCGCCGAGATCCCCCATCCCGTCGCTGCAACGCCTCCCGCCGACATCCCCCGCCCCGTGGCGGCGCCCCCCACGACCCCCGCCTCCGCGCACGCCACGACCACCGCGCAGGCCGCGCTCGCCCCGCTCACCGCGCTCGCCCCGCCCGCCGCCGAGCCGCTCCCGCTCCCCGGCCCCCCGGAGACCGCGTTCGCCACGCTCTACGCGCGGGCCGCGCCCGGCCTCCTCCGTCAGGCGTACCTCCTGACGAGCCGTCCGCGCGTCGCGCTCGCCGCCCTGCTGAGCGGTTTCCGGCAGGCGTGGGAGCGGTGGCCGGAGGTGGCGCGCGATCCGGACCCGGAGGGGTGGGTGCGGGCGGTGGTGCACGAATCGGCGCTCTCGCCGTGGCGCGGCTTCGGCGGCAGGGGACGCAGGGCGGCGCCCGCCGACGCGGGGCAGGCGGCGCTCGCGGGGGCACTGCTGCGCCTGCCACCCCCGCATCGCAGGGTGGTGCTGCTGTACGAGGGCGTGGGGCTCGACCTGCCCGAGACGGCGGCCGAGGTCGAGGCGAGCACCCCGGCGGCGGCGCACCGCCTGCTCCACGCCCGTGAGTCCCTGACCGCCGCCCTCCCCGAACTCGCCGACCTGCCAGACCAGTTGGCCGTCCGCCTTCGCGCGTTCCTCGCGGAGGGCGAGGTCCCGGGGCGTCCCGCACCCCTCTCCCCGGAGACGGCCCTCGCCGACGTCCGCCTCTCGGGCCGCGCCCGTACCGGCGCGGCGCTGACCGTCGCGGGCCTCCTCGCCGCCTCGACGCTCTACGCCGTCGCCACCACGGACAGCACCCCGCCCCCGCCCCCGGCCACCGAGGTGGACGGCACCCTCACCCCGGCGCCGGGGCCCCCGCACCCGGCCACCACGCGGGACCGCCCGCCCGCGGAGGGTCCGGGCACGGGCCCCGGGCGGCTCGTCCCCTTGGGCGGCTGA